One window from the genome of Leucoraja erinacea ecotype New England chromosome 16, Leri_hhj_1, whole genome shotgun sequence encodes:
- the LOC129704488 gene encoding sentan-like — translation MLKCCRTSVEKQLGSVKTLRKCTELEKSVATIAIVFSNHTAADGKLSKGQAKDLLSTHFQSFIKGQELKPKYKEILSDLEEGKDARLGFEDFMILLTSLTIMSDQMHEIRSVTVKQ, via the exons ATGCTAAAATG TTGCAGGACTTCGGTGGAGAAGCAGCTGGGCTCCGTGAAAA CGTTAAGAAAGTGCACAGAATTAGAGAAATCTGTTGCCACCATAGCGATAGTATTTAGTAATCACACTGCTGCAGATGGCAAACTCAGCAAAGGCCAGGCTAAAGATTTACTTTCAACCCATTTTCAGAGTTTCATAAAG ggCCAAGAACTGAAACCAAAATACAAAGAAATTCTGTCTGATCTTGAAGAAGGCAAAGACGCCAGGCTGGGCTTTGAAGATTTCATGATTCTTTTGACAAGTCTAACCATCATGTCAGATCAGATGCATGAGATACGATCTGTAACAGTGAAACAATGA